Proteins encoded by one window of Sorex araneus isolate mSorAra2 chromosome 3, mSorAra2.pri, whole genome shotgun sequence:
- the DMAC2L gene encoding ATP synthase subunit s, mitochondrial isoform X1, which yields MKLFGKFSRQLCCFKKFPSSCDSRYFWTWLNTVFNKVDHERIKEVGPDRAASEWLLRCGAMVRYHGQGRWQKNYNSLPSGSLDKYKIQAIDATDSCIMSIGFEHLEGLQHVEKIRLCKCHYIEDECLEKLSQFKNLQKSILEMEIISCGNVTDKGVIALHHLRNLEYLLLSDLPGIREKENLVQAFKTALPSLELKLDLE from the exons TTCAAGAAATTCCCATCATCATGTGACTCCAGATACTTTTGGACCTGGTTGAATACGGTGTTTAATAA AGTGGATCATGAGCGCATCAAAGAGGTTGGCCCTGATAGGGCGGCTTCTGAGTGGCTGCTACGCTGTGGGGCCATGGTGCGCTACCACGGCCAGGGGAGGTGGCAGAAGAACTACAACAGCCTCCCATCAGGCTCGCTGGACAAGTACAAGATTCAGGCTATCGATGCCACTGACTCTTGTATCATGAGCATTGGCTTTGAACACCTGG AGGGCCTCCAACATGTTGAGAAAATAAGGTTGTGCAAGTGTCATTACATCGAAGATGAATGTTTGGAGAAACTTAGTCAATTCAAAAATCTACAAAAAAGCATTTTGGAAATGGAAATAATTTCATGTGGGAATGTCACAGACAAAGGTGTCATTGCTCTGCATCATTTAAG AAACCTCGAATATTTATTGTTAAGTGATCTTCCtggaataagagaaaaagaaaaccttgttCAAGCCTTTAAGACAGCACTGCCTTCTCTAGAACTTAAATTAGACCTAGAGTAA
- the DMAC2L gene encoding ATP synthase subunit s, mitochondrial isoform X2, with amino-acid sequence MKLFGKFSRQLCCFKKFPSSCDSRYFWTWLNTVFNKVDHERIKEVGPDRAASEWLLRCGAMVRYHGQGRWQKNYNSLPSGSLDKYKIQAIDATDSCIMSIGFEHLEGLQHVEKIRLCKCHYIEDECLEKLSQFKNLQKSILEMEIISCGNVTDKGVIALHHLR; translated from the exons TTCAAGAAATTCCCATCATCATGTGACTCCAGATACTTTTGGACCTGGTTGAATACGGTGTTTAATAA AGTGGATCATGAGCGCATCAAAGAGGTTGGCCCTGATAGGGCGGCTTCTGAGTGGCTGCTACGCTGTGGGGCCATGGTGCGCTACCACGGCCAGGGGAGGTGGCAGAAGAACTACAACAGCCTCCCATCAGGCTCGCTGGACAAGTACAAGATTCAGGCTATCGATGCCACTGACTCTTGTATCATGAGCATTGGCTTTGAACACCTGG AGGGCCTCCAACATGTTGAGAAAATAAGGTTGTGCAAGTGTCATTACATCGAAGATGAATGTTTGGAGAAACTTAGTCAATTCAAAAATCTACAAAAAAGCATTTTGGAAATGGAAATAATTTCATGTGGGAATGTCACAGACAAAGGTGTCATTGCTCTGCATCATTTAAGGTAG